A section of the Leptotrichia sp. HSP-342 genome encodes:
- a CDS encoding energy-coupling factor ABC transporter ATP-binding protein encodes MSFITVKNLSFKYPNGTENVLNDVSLEVKKGEKVAIIGQNGAGKTTMVKMLNGLLKPVSGDVVVDDWNTKKYTVAKMSRKVGYVFQNPMDQIFHNNVYDEIAFGAKKLKYSPDETKTMVENAIKLTELEKYQKENPYNLPYSLRKFVTIAAVIAMGSDVIVMDEPTAGQDFRGMRVLHNLIDELQKQGKTIITITHDMEFVVKNFDRVIVMTNGKVIADGDKRDIFWQFDTLEQSMVKQPYISDLSKEMEMDGKILSVKEFVENY; translated from the coding sequence ATGAGTTTTATTACTGTAAAAAATTTGAGTTTTAAATATCCGAATGGAACTGAAAATGTGCTTAATGATGTTTCTCTTGAAGTTAAAAAAGGGGAGAAAGTTGCGATTATTGGGCAAAATGGAGCTGGGAAAACAACGATGGTAAAAATGTTGAATGGACTTTTAAAGCCAGTAAGCGGAGATGTTGTTGTAGATGACTGGAATACAAAGAAATATACCGTTGCCAAAATGAGCCGAAAAGTCGGATATGTCTTTCAAAATCCAATGGATCAGATATTTCATAACAATGTTTACGATGAAATAGCCTTTGGAGCAAAAAAATTAAAATATTCTCCTGATGAAACAAAAACAATGGTGGAAAATGCCATAAAATTAACGGAACTTGAAAAATATCAAAAGGAAAATCCGTACAATTTACCGTATTCCTTGAGAAAATTTGTTACAATTGCCGCAGTAATTGCAATGGGTTCAGACGTTATTGTAATGGATGAGCCAACAGCAGGGCAGGATTTTAGAGGAATGAGAGTTTTGCATAACTTGATTGACGAACTTCAAAAGCAAGGAAAAACTATAATTACAATAACTCACGATATGGAATTTGTAGTAAAAAATTTTGACAGGGTAATTGTAATGACAAATGGAAAAGTTATCGCTGATGGAGATAAACGTGATATTTTCTGGCAATTTGATACATTGGAGCAAAGCATGGTAAAACAACCGTATATCAGTGATTTGTCTAAGGAAATGGAAATGGATGGAAAGATTTTGTCTGTGAAGGAATTTGTGGAAAATTATTAA
- a CDS encoding energy-coupling factor transporter transmembrane component T gives MIKKFLEGLYPLTKLYFAISLIISAFLIPNDFYGYVLVIVCGILASFYGKGSAYFKRVFISLFLLTLVIFAAQSTLFASNEIVAKIGIFTIYKAGLLKAVKITSKLWAIVASVTLLTLITSIKDFTVALEKKGINPKFAFILLLTFQIIPEMGKQAGVILDSQRSRGVETEGNIFVRTRALLPVFVPLVLSSILNTEERAITLEARGFSIGEKRTILNDIKETKNDKIMKIMLAIFIVLCIVWRVVWVISK, from the coding sequence ATGATAAAAAAATTTTTAGAAGGGCTGTATCCGCTTACAAAGTTATATTTTGCAATATCACTTATAATTTCAGCATTTTTAATCCCAAATGACTTTTATGGCTATGTGCTTGTTATAGTTTGTGGAATTTTAGCAAGTTTTTATGGAAAAGGCAGCGCTTATTTCAAAAGAGTTTTTATAAGTTTATTTTTACTGACTTTAGTTATATTTGCTGCACAAAGTACGTTATTTGCTTCAAATGAAATTGTAGCAAAAATTGGGATTTTTACAATTTATAAAGCTGGATTACTAAAAGCTGTAAAAATCACATCAAAGTTATGGGCAATCGTGGCTTCAGTTACATTACTGACTCTTATAACTTCAATAAAGGATTTTACAGTAGCTCTTGAAAAAAAAGGAATAAATCCTAAATTTGCATTTATCCTTCTTTTAACTTTTCAAATAATTCCTGAAATGGGAAAACAGGCTGGCGTAATCTTGGATTCACAGCGTTCAAGAGGTGTGGAAACAGAAGGAAATATTTTTGTGAGAACGAGGGCTTTACTACCAGTATTTGTGCCATTAGTGCTATCTTCTATTTTAAATACTGAAGAAAGAGCGATTACGCTGGAGGCACGTGGGTTTTCGATTGGAGAAAAGCGGACAATATTGAATGATATAAAAGAAACAAAAAATGATAAAATTATGAAAATTATGCTGGCTATTTTTATAGTGCTGTGTATTGTGTGGAGGGTGGTATGGGTTATTTCAAAATAG
- a CDS encoding macro domain-containing protein — protein sequence MAEKNKLKNISFPNISTGVYRFPKDLAAKTAINAVTEYLAKSDFIEKVNFVCFEDENFEIYQKLLEEKGIL from the coding sequence TTGGCTGAAAAAAATAAACTGAAAAATATTTCCTTTCCAAATATCTCGACAGGAGTGTACAGATTTCCAAAAGATTTAGCTGCAAAAACTGCTATTAACGCTGTGACAGAATATTTGGCGAAAAGTGATTTTATAGAAAAAGTAAATTTTGTATGTTTTGAAGATGAAAATTTTGAGATTTATCAAAAATTACTGGAAGAGAAAGGGATTTTATGA
- a CDS encoding energy-coupling factor ABC transporter ATP-binding protein — MGYFKIENVNYKYPLEEKQALKNINIEIKKGEFWAIIGKNGSGKTTFCNMLRRFVPDFYKGELTGTITLEDKELKDYSQKELVQKIGFVFQNPFTQISGVKDTVFEEIAYGLENLGLDKGEIISKVEKILKLLEIEKLRDRNPYDLSGGQKQRVALASIIAMDPDILVIDEPTSQLDPKGTEDIFKIINLMANEGKSIILVEHKLELIAEYAQNILVLDEGEIILSGKAEEVLNNKILLEKEIGMTQYSILAYELEKSGKVELEEIPITKEKIVELLKK, encoded by the coding sequence ATGGGTTATTTCAAAATAGAAAATGTGAACTACAAATATCCGCTTGAAGAAAAACAAGCTCTGAAAAATATTAATATCGAGATAAAAAAAGGCGAATTTTGGGCTATAATCGGAAAAAATGGGAGCGGAAAAACGACATTTTGCAATATGTTAAGGCGATTTGTGCCTGATTTTTATAAAGGGGAACTGACAGGGACAATAACGCTGGAAGATAAAGAACTGAAAGATTATTCTCAAAAGGAACTTGTTCAGAAAATTGGGTTTGTATTTCAGAATCCGTTTACACAGATTAGCGGAGTAAAAGATACAGTTTTTGAGGAAATAGCTTATGGACTTGAAAATTTAGGTTTAGACAAAGGAGAAATAATTTCCAAAGTTGAAAAAATATTGAAACTGCTTGAAATTGAAAAGCTGCGTGACAGAAATCCTTACGATTTATCTGGCGGACAAAAGCAAAGAGTGGCACTTGCCTCAATTATCGCAATGGATCCTGACATTCTAGTTATTGACGAGCCAACTTCACAGCTTGATCCAAAAGGAACAGAAGATATTTTCAAAATTATAAATTTAATGGCAAATGAAGGAAAATCAATAATCTTGGTTGAACATAAACTTGAACTTATTGCAGAATATGCCCAAAATATACTTGTCCTTGATGAAGGAGAAATAATTTTGAGCGGAAAAGCGGAAGAAGTTTTAAATAATAAAATCTTGCTAGAAAAGGAAATTGGTATGACACAATATTCTATACTTGCTTATGAACTTGAAAAATCAGGAAAAGTTGAGCTTGAAGAAATTCCTATAACCAAGGAAAAGATAGTGGAGTTATTGAAAAAATAA
- the recG gene encoding ATP-dependent DNA helicase RecG: MKTYNLLYGNLENVKIKGVTKTNIPKFRKLGVFTLYDLLYFFPRAYENRSNHKKIAEILADEFVILQGTVVNVVNQYIKAGRTMFRAVLSDDSGMIELVWFNNRFVKNGIHIGDEIIVYGKVRKTVKFQLVNPEYKKIKQASFDMQEQKQILPIYPSTESLRQQAIRKVMENALMDYGYLLQENLPKEFLQKEKLLGRKEAVLNIHFPENEEKQSKARKRFMLEEILLLEMGILQNRFSVDKANKNIYKLEDNKSLVSKFIKGLDYDLTKAQKRVIKEIYSELKAGKIVNRLIQGDVGSGKTIVSFIMLLYMVENNYQGVIMAPTEILATQHYLGIVDEFMNLDIRVELLTGSVKGKKKEKLLNEIKEGLVDIVIGTHSLIEDNVIFKNLGLIVIDEQHRFGVTQRKLLRDKGNLANLIVMSATPIPRSLALTIYGDLDISIIDELPAGRSPIKTKWIQNEIDRQKMYNFMEKKMKDGRQVYIVSPLIEESESLNVKSAQETYEEYISIFPSRKIGLMHGRQTYKEKQTVMEQFKNHELDILVSTTVIEVGVNVPNASIMVIRDAQRFGLSSLHQLRGRVGRGKYQSYCFLESETTNEISVKRLEVMEETTDGFKIAEEDLKLRNSGEILGTRQSGVSDMLFTDIVKNVKEIKFVRDFVMEYLEKSDGKIENEFLKMDIYKKFFSDETK, translated from the coding sequence ATGAAAACATATAACTTGCTTTATGGAAATTTAGAAAATGTGAAAATAAAAGGAGTTACAAAAACAAACATTCCAAAATTTAGGAAATTAGGAGTTTTTACACTTTATGACTTGCTTTATTTTTTCCCGAGGGCTTATGAGAATAGAAGTAATCATAAGAAAATTGCGGAAATTCTGGCGGATGAATTTGTGATTTTACAGGGAACAGTTGTGAATGTGGTTAATCAGTATATAAAGGCTGGAAGGACTATGTTTCGAGCGGTTTTGAGTGATGATAGCGGAATGATTGAGCTTGTGTGGTTTAATAACAGGTTTGTGAAAAATGGTATTCATATTGGCGATGAGATTATAGTTTATGGGAAAGTGAGAAAGACTGTAAAATTTCAGCTTGTGAATCCCGAGTATAAAAAAATCAAGCAGGCTAGTTTTGATATGCAGGAACAAAAGCAGATATTGCCGATTTATCCGTCTACTGAGTCGCTTAGACAGCAGGCAATTAGAAAAGTTATGGAAAATGCCTTGATGGATTACGGATATTTGTTGCAGGAAAATTTACCAAAGGAATTTTTGCAGAAGGAGAAACTGCTTGGAAGAAAAGAGGCAGTTTTAAATATTCATTTTCCAGAAAATGAGGAAAAGCAAAGCAAAGCACGAAAAAGATTTATGCTGGAGGAAATTTTGCTTCTGGAAATGGGAATTTTACAAAATCGTTTTAGTGTTGACAAGGCAAATAAGAATATTTATAAACTTGAGGATAACAAAAGTCTTGTGAGCAAATTTATAAAGGGTCTGGATTATGATTTGACAAAAGCACAGAAGCGTGTAATAAAGGAGATCTATTCTGAATTAAAGGCTGGAAAGATTGTAAATAGGCTGATTCAGGGGGATGTTGGTTCTGGAAAGACGATTGTTTCATTTATAATGCTTCTTTATATGGTTGAAAACAATTATCAAGGGGTAATTATGGCACCGACAGAAATTCTTGCAACACAGCATTATCTAGGAATTGTAGATGAATTTATGAATCTTGACATACGAGTGGAGCTTTTGACTGGAAGTGTGAAGGGAAAGAAAAAGGAAAAACTGCTGAACGAGATAAAAGAAGGACTTGTTGACATTGTAATTGGAACACATTCTCTAATCGAGGACAATGTGATTTTCAAAAATCTTGGGCTGATTGTAATTGATGAACAGCATAGATTTGGGGTAACACAGCGAAAACTTTTACGTGATAAGGGAAATCTTGCCAATTTAATTGTTATGAGTGCTACTCCGATTCCACGTTCACTTGCACTTACAATTTATGGAGATTTGGATATATCAATTATTGACGAGTTGCCTGCTGGAAGAAGTCCGATTAAGACAAAATGGATACAAAATGAAATTGACAGGCAAAAAATGTATAACTTTATGGAAAAGAAAATGAAAGATGGACGGCAAGTATACATAGTGTCGCCATTAATTGAGGAAAGTGAGAGCCTGAATGTAAAATCAGCACAGGAAACATACGAAGAATACATTTCAATTTTCCCAAGTAGAAAAATCGGACTTATGCACGGACGGCAAACTTACAAGGAAAAGCAGACAGTTATGGAGCAGTTTAAAAATCACGAACTCGATATTCTTGTTTCCACAACAGTAATCGAAGTTGGAGTAAACGTTCCAAATGCATCAATTATGGTAATCCGTGATGCTCAAAGATTCGGACTTTCTTCACTTCATCAACTTCGAGGAAGAGTTGGTCGTGGAAAATACCAGTCCTACTGCTTTTTAGAATCCGAAACAACAAATGAAATTTCAGTAAAAAGGCTGGAAGTTATGGAAGAAACAACAGATGGATTCAAAATTGCCGAAGAAGACTTAAAGTTACGTAATTCAGGAGAAATCTTGGGAACAAGACAAAGTGGAGTGTCTG
- a CDS encoding ECF transporter S component encodes MKSLKEDFSLMSSLLIPVAVAINFTGFTIAKMLNVPLFLDSIGTVFISLLAGPWVGSVAAIITSIVTGGLAPENLAFIPVGILIAVVMGTLTRFKMKNYVVKIVVCTLILTIVSISSSTLITILMYGGITPNATGVLTSFFVKQGISLKVAATLSNFISEIGDKVITVVIAMLIVKSMSDRYLIKFKYGENYIHGTK; translated from the coding sequence ATGAAAAGTTTAAAAGAGGATTTTTCTTTAATGTCAAGTTTGTTGATACCAGTAGCAGTGGCTATTAATTTTACAGGATTTACTATTGCAAAAATGTTAAATGTGCCATTATTTCTTGATTCGATAGGAACAGTTTTTATAAGTCTTCTGGCTGGTCCTTGGGTTGGATCAGTTGCTGCAATTATTACAAGTATAGTTACTGGTGGACTTGCACCTGAAAATTTGGCATTTATACCAGTTGGAATTTTGATTGCTGTTGTAATGGGAACATTGACTAGATTTAAAATGAAAAATTATGTTGTAAAAATAGTAGTTTGTACATTAATATTGACGATAGTTAGTATTAGTTCATCTACTCTAATAACAATTTTAATGTATGGTGGAATTACACCGAATGCAACTGGAGTTTTAACTTCATTTTTTGTAAAACAAGGGATAAGCTTAAAAGTTGCTGCAACTTTATCTAATTTTATTTCAGAAATTGGTGATAAAGTAATAACAGTTGTTATTGCGATGTTAATTGTTAAAAGTATGTCTGATAGATATTTGATTAAATTTAAGTATGGAGAAAACTATATTCATGGAACAAAATAG